Below is a genomic region from Pleuronectes platessa chromosome 2, fPlePla1.1, whole genome shotgun sequence.
TAAAACTTTCTTCAGGGCAAATGTTGCTCTAAAGAGAATTTCAAAGCTTGTAAATAGCTTCTTCATTCAATAGATCAATTCATTTAACAGTTGTACTTCTTCAAGTCCAAATTAAACCTTTTTGGTGATTGAGTAAATGTTCAAGTAAGTATCTAATTTTGTCTGACTTCCTACAGACCAAATAATTGATCAATATATCAAATGATCTGCTattttcatcatttaatattattgtttgttATGTTGTGAAAATGATCATTAGTTGCAACCTCAGCCAATTTATTGTACTCAAGCATTGTTACAAGAGAGCCTTGATCTTCTGAGAAGTAAGCACtccaaaatattaaataaagccCAGATAAAGGATCGGGGTAAAAACTGGAAGAGCTCAAGTGAACGTGGAGCTTTCTAGGTTCATACACTGTGTACTTTTTCATCCTCAAATTCTTGGTAAACCCTCTTCCTTCCTCGTAAAGCGCTCTCCGGTTACCAAACTGCTTCATCCAGATGGATAATCTTTAATATCCCCAGAGTCTCTGATGATCTCCACAAAAACTGCACACCAATtttaaacgcacacaaacaaaattatAGGAAAACAGTGTTGTAAAAGGAATTCAAATATGAGAGGTGTGATTTTATTCACATCTCTGTTTCTCAGAATTCCTGGAAAAGGTTGGAGCATAAGTCATGAAATAGAACAATAAATAGTCTCAAAAGTAACTGTGGTTGTCCTAGTTTTTGAAGTACATTTGTTCGACTACAGTCAGGGGGAAAGATAAAATCCAGTTCTCAGAATAATAAGGTCATTTCAGCATTGAAGCATTGGGGATCAGAAGGCTAGGGTGGATATGGTTATGATTAAGATTCAGCATAGTTTCATGTGTTGCCTTGTTTTCAGGAGACTACacatgtgtgagagagtgtgtgagatggCTCAGGAGACTGGTGGAGGAACTGTTTTGAAAGCTTAAAACCCTGATCAGGATGTTCCTCAGTTTTATAATAACAAATATGCATCAGTGAAAGCTTATGTCTCCCGAATCATTATAACATATGAAGACCTACATGCAGGAGGACGGGGTGATGAGAAATCTGAGTGGAAATGCAGTGTCAGGTGGGCTTGCAATCCCAACCCCCCAGAAAGGTTATTGTCAATTGGTCAATTAGCTGAAATACGTTTTTACTGTGCTCAGACTTCCTGTAGAGCAAATAATCGATCAATAAAGAAAAGTATGCGGTAATGAAAATGATTGCAGCCTAGTTGCAGCCTCGGGCCATTAAAGTCTCAAGAGATTAAACCATGACTGATGTCTTTAGTTTTCTTGCACTTTTGAATCATGAAAGCATTTCCCCTCTCTTTATGAATATGACCTATGCAAGGGTGCAAGATTTGATGTAGCTGCTGCACAGGACATTGATGTCATGAGTGTGAATACCGTGTCAGGAGGGCCTGAGTTTCCAACCCAAatgaagataagataagaaacgTTATTTGTACAAGGTTGTACAaagtaaagaaataataatgcaaTTAAAATACATTGGAAACTGTTCAAAAGCAAACCACAAGAAACCATTTAAAAGTAGTTAGACAAGATAGTGAAATGCACACTCAGTCAAAGTATAGGTACAACATATTATATGCAGGGAACTACACATTATTATGCAGAATGTAAACAaaatattaatgtaaatcaGTATTGCAACACACATAACATAagagattgatagatagataatctATGACAATACTACAACAATATAATATAACGTGCACAGGTGCCATTCTAGTGAGTAAGCTCTGTATTGATGCTTTAATTAAGCTGAAAATACTTCTGTGCTTTCAttaagtaaaagtactggtCTTATACAAAATTACGTTTTATTCGTACTGTCTGTGCCTATttgatagaatagaatagaatagatgGTCGCCGGGTAGAAATGAGTATTGTTAGTAAATGAAACTGTTACATGAGTGGAAACCtgatacattacattacattattacatcacattaccttatgtgcactattgcacaaaattgcactattgttttttcttcaggtgtatatatatatatatatttagatatatttttttattttctgtttaaaaatgttgatattattttttatactattttattactttttttttttgttgttgttgtaatactttgagcattgctagaagagagtctgtgactcaagcatttcattgccagcgactgcttaatgttattgttgtgcattcgataataaactcttgaatcttgaatcttaaataacatttatctgacacttttatccaaagcgacttacaagaagtgcattcaaccatgaaggCACAACCCCAGCACGACAAGAATcgagaaagtacaattttctaCAAAACGCTACATGTCAGTGCAGTACACACACGTATAGAATGTGAATGTGGCCTGTTGTTGTCTCAGTTGGACAGAAACACAGTTAATGATTTAAAGTGGAACAAACAGCGAGCGACATTTCTTTGCTCCAAACAGCGACAGAGACCAAACGCGTTTTCTGTTTGAGTTCATTGTCTCGATAACAACTTGTTTTCTCGAGTGAAATAACTCAGACGAACCTCCAGGAAAAGCTCCGccgtcttttccttttcttctccccccccatcccattcccaggatagacagacagatagagggaGAATCTATATTACTGGAAATAGCCTGTGCGCATTCCTATTATCTTTAATGTGGAGGCGGCGGGTTCGCGGAATGGAGCCTGTGTCGGGGCGGCCCGGCGGGGCGGAGTCAGCGCGCTGCCGGGATTCCTGGAAAGCGGATAGGGAGAAGCCGCCTCGCAATTCCTGGGAATGAGAGTCCGATTCAGCGAAGGCAGGAGCCGCCGGCTGGGaccgggagagagaggaggagggggaggggggtatCGGAGCGAAGCCCGGTGGCACACGATCGGGgaaccagggggggggggggggggtcctcaggTGATGTGTCCGCGAGAAAGACGCGTGTTTTGTGTCTCGCCGCCGGGATGCGAGGAACGTAGGGGTTAGCTTAGCGGCTAACTGTCACCCAGCACAACAacccggcggggggggggggagagagagaggggagaggggggagggaacCGCTGCGGCCGGCGTGACGTCAGCGCCGGCGGTGCTGCGAACAGTTCTCAGAATAGTCTTCCAGGAAACGGTAAATTCGAAAAGCCAAGCCTTTACACTCTGTCCTTCACACGTTCGGATCCCGCTCCGGTGATAACACACTCCGACCCGCCGCACGGACCCGCTGCTTCTTTTCTATTATCTCCGTTTAAACCCTCTCTGGATCCCGGCTCCGTGGTCTCCTGTcgcctttatatatattttggaaGTGAGAAAAAAAGCGCAGACGAGCGGAGGACACACTGGGACACGCTGAGCTCTTCGTGtccccgtttttttttttaattttccaaacacatgttaaatcttatttttcggGACCTGGCTTTTCTGTAGATAAACGTGACTGgatattttgtttttgactTGTTTTCTGGGGAAGTTGAAGAGATCCAGAGGATTCCACTAATAGTATGATTCTTTGTGTACCAGGGTGAGTGgactttttctttgtgtgtttcctcctgttATTTGTGTTAAAACCACATCAGAAGTGACATCTATTAGGAAAACGTGTGTTTTCCTAATTCTATTGTCAAGCTATAATAATAGAGTTTGGATTAAAGGTGTATTTGAGATGTCCAGACCTGAATTGCCAGTGGTGTAAAAAATGTGAAAGTCCTGTTACACTAATTTAAATACTAAGTagtttctttccctttttttatttattaaaaatgtctgattgagatacatttgtctttttaacaATATCCTTGCAGTAACACTAGACACCAAAAATAGCAAATTTGTCCCAAATgatagaaaatgtaattaatcaAATCATAAATCACACAAGTAATCACATTTTGTGGTTTTCCAAGTAAAAGTGTGGATTCATAAGATAGAACATCTTCTTCCTATAAGAACTTAAAGTCAAGGAATACGTGCTTTGTGTTCATTCCGGACTATCCTGACGATAAAGATCTTATATTAATGCAGGACGGAGGAGTAAAGCCGACCATGACTATTTttaagctttgtttttttttcatgccaTTTAAACCTTTATCTTCCATCTCATTTCCAGTCCTAGAGCtcttctgcccagtgctctgtcCACTGACGCCCCGCAGGGCATGCGGGCTGGAACCGTAGCTCCCAACTCCTGCCTTCAGAGCACCCCCTCGCTATGGGACCCTGCAAAGGACCTGCGGGCCATCGCCAGCAACTTCTGCTATCTAGAAAACTCAGGTAGGGTTCGGAgagtttttcattttacagCCACCGACGTCACAGATACGATCCTTGAAAGACTCTTGTTCAGATAAATGATTTCATTGAGGATTGTTTACTGTAGAATAAACATGAAGTAACATGCGCAATGTCCAGTGACTAATATCAAGGAATGTGTTTGTAGGTTGGTACTGGGGAGCAATAACTGCAGCACAGGCCCACGCAGCACTACAGGAGGCGTCTGAAGGAGCCTTCCTGGTACGGGACAGCAGCCACCCCATGTACATGCTGACCCTCTCGGTCCGGACTGCACGTGGCCCCACCAGTATACGGATCCAGTACAGCGGCGCCAAGTTCTTGCTGGACTCCAGCTCTCCGGCTCGGCCCAGCCTGTCGTCCTTCTCCAGCGTGCCCAGCCTGGTGCAGCACTACATGGGACCAGAGAGGAAAGCAGACAAGGGGAATGTGGAGTCGGAAGCTCCTTCGAAACCCTCACAGCAGACAATCCAGGAGGCCTCTGTGGTACTGAAACTGAAGCGGGCCGTGTACAAGCCCAAGGGCCTCCCCTCTTTACAGCACCTCACACGCCTCGTCATTAACAGACACTCTGACTGTCCGGACCAGCTCCCACTCCCGAGGCCTCTGCTGCGTTACATCCAGAACTATCCCTTCAAGGTATGAGGCGTTCCTCAAGGTCATCACAATGGCCGTTTTTCCGACttaaaagacaaacaactgTCAAACGGGTCCTTCGCACCTGTACATGACAGCACTGCTCCAGCAGTTGAAGGCCAGTCCCGAAGAGGCTGGACACAGGGTCGTGTTCTTACTGACAAAGTATGTACACTATCAGTTATAACTGACACGTCTGCATTCGGACTTAATTTGTCGAGGGGCGAAGAAGAATCCCAGTAAGAGACAGCTCGTGAGAGAACTCAGTACTGTAATCTACACTTATTTTATGATGGATGTGGAAATTGTCCACATCTATTTCACCCTCATCGGTAATGAATGTACATATTGTTTCCAAGAAGTACACTGATTCCattgaaacaacattttaatccattttattttctcagtacaacattttttctactttttacatgtgtacatttttgtattaaaataACTAATTTGATTCTAACTTGCAGTCCTTTACCTCCTTTTCCATCTTGTGCTGctttaaatgaaagtgttgctCACCGGGCACTGTCCACATCCCTGGTATTAACCACCGCACAATGACTGCTCTTGTGACACTTGTTAcgaaatatttttcatttttaatcacCTTTGAAATACAAAGACTTTGTGGCCTTTGAgctctgaagtgtgtgtgagacacgCAGACGTGTGTGAGGACGTAAAGgccacattgtgtgtttttgctcaaCAATGCGTACAGCCTGCATCTGAGTCAGCGAATGGACAGGCGAAGGGGAGGACCGCTCATCAGCAGATTCACAGAACTGCTGAATGCTT
It encodes:
- the LOC128462240 gene encoding cytokine-inducible SH2-containing protein — its product is MILCVPGPRALLPSALSTDAPQGMRAGTVAPNSCLQSTPSLWDPAKDLRAIASNFCYLENSGWYWGAITAAQAHAALQEASEGAFLVRDSSHPMYMLTLSVRTARGPTSIRIQYSGAKFLLDSSSPARPSLSSFSSVPSLVQHYMGPERKADKGNVESEAPSKPSQQTIQEASVVLKLKRAVYKPKGLPSLQHLTRLVINRHSDCPDQLPLPRPLLRYIQNYPFKV